Within the Acinetobacter radioresistens DSM 6976 = NBRC 102413 = CIP 103788 genome, the region ATTGCTTGCTGCCATAGACATGGGGTCAAACAGTTTTCATCTTGCAATTGCCAGAGTTGATCATGGGGAAGTCAAAAAAGTTGCCTCAATGTCAGAAAAAGTTCAACTGGCGGCCGGCCTTGATGAAAATAAAAACTTGACTGAAGCTGCACAACAGCGGGGTTTAGCCTGCCTTGCCCGTTTTGTGGCGCGTTTGGGTTCAGTACAACCTACCCGCATGCGAATTGTAGCAACCAATGCCTTGCGTCAAGCGAAAAACGGGCATGAATTTATTCAAAAAGCTGCCGAAATCTTGCCAAAGCCGATTGAAATCATTGCAGGGCGTGAAGAAGCCCGTCTGATTTATCTGGGAGTTTCACATACTATTGCTAATGGTGGCCGCCGGCTAGTCGTCGATATTGGTGGCGGTTCAACTGAGCTGATTATTGGTGAAGAGTTTGAACCCTTGCATACTGAATCTTTACAGATGGGTTGTGTGGCCTATACCAAAGCCTATTTTGCTGACGGCTCTATTTCTGTAAAAGCTTTTGATAAAGCTGTGGTTGCTGCACGTAAAGAGCTCTCTGCAATAGCTAATACCTATAAAACTGAAGGATGGGATACTGTCGTAGGCTCAAGTGGAACCATTAAGGCCTGCCGTCAGATTATGGTTAATATGGGGTTGAGTGACGAGCAGGAAAAAGTTACCCGTGAAGGTCTATATAAATTAAAAGAGAAACTGCTTAAGTTTAAGCATGCTTCTGAAATTGATTTCGAAGGTTTAAAAGATGACCGGCGTGCTGTTTTACCTGCCGGGATTGCCATCTTGTATGCTGTATTTGAAGTCCTGGAGCTAGATAAACTGGTGTATTCAGATGGTGCACTTCGTGAAGGGGTGATGTATGACCTGTTGGGACGTTTTAAGCATGAAGATATTCGGGACCGTAGTGTACAGGCATTGATGGGACGCTATAACGCTGATCCGAAACAGGCAGAGCGTGTAGTAAAAACTGCCCAGCAACTATTTGATGGCGTGGCAGAATCATTAAATCTGACTTGTGATGATCGCGATCTGCTACGTCGTGCCGCCTATGTGCATGAAATTGGTCTTGCAATCAGTCATGGTGGATATCATCGTCATGGTGCCTATTTACTTCAACATTCCGATATTCCGGGATTCTCCCAGATTGATCAAAATCATCTGTCTCGGCTGGTGGGCTTTCAT harbors:
- the ppx gene encoding exopolyphosphatase, with the protein product MSDFLIDEELLAAIDMGSNSFHLAIARVDHGEVKKVASMSEKVQLAAGLDENKNLTEAAQQRGLACLARFVARLGSVQPTRMRIVATNALRQAKNGHEFIQKAAEILPKPIEIIAGREEARLIYLGVSHTIANGGRRLVVDIGGGSTELIIGEEFEPLHTESLQMGCVAYTKAYFADGSISVKAFDKAVVAARKELSAIANTYKTEGWDTVVGSSGTIKACRQIMVNMGLSDEQEKVTREGLYKLKEKLLKFKHASEIDFEGLKDDRRAVLPAGIAILYAVFEVLELDKLVYSDGALREGVMYDLLGRFKHEDIRDRSVQALMGRYNADPKQAERVVKTAQQLFDGVAESLNLTCDDRDLLRRAAYVHEIGLAISHGGYHRHGAYLLQHSDIPGFSQIDQNHLSRLVGFHRRKLRHEAKIEVTRAGGEKLAYLCLLLRLAVLINHSRSDQVLPAIELSVVNDQQWQLSVSGDAKQWPLLIADLQDEQVQFKHWDIELNIQSEKFIN